A part of Desulfomicrobium baculatum DSM 4028 genomic DNA contains:
- the yihA gene encoding ribosome biogenesis GTP-binding protein YihA/YsxC, with protein sequence MPSTVILEKTIYTIDQLEEMPLPQLALAGRSNVGKSSLLNKLTGRKNLAKISSTPGKTRSLNFYRVSPEEFYLVDLPGYGYARCSKTEREKWATLINRYLKNNPRLFGVVALLDSRLPPQALDIELITYIRAQGMDVFPVMTKADKCKQPVRSANQVAWQRLLGTEKPPLLISSHSGMNIDKLWQFFLDKFSAVQPHE encoded by the coding sequence ATGCCCAGCACCGTAATTTTAGAAAAGACAATCTACACCATCGATCAACTGGAAGAAATGCCGCTTCCCCAACTCGCTCTCGCCGGACGCTCCAATGTCGGAAAATCGTCCCTGCTGAACAAACTCACCGGCAGAAAAAACCTTGCGAAAATCAGTTCGACTCCCGGCAAGACCCGCAGCCTGAACTTTTACAGGGTCAGCCCGGAAGAATTCTATCTCGTGGACCTTCCGGGATACGGATATGCCCGTTGCTCCAAAACGGAACGCGAAAAATGGGCCACGCTCATAAACAGATACTTGAAAAACAACCCCCGCCTCTTTGGAGTGGTCGCCTTGCTTGACTCACGGCTCCCGCCCCAGGCCCTCGACATAGAACTGATCACATACATCAGGGCTCAAGGAATGGATGTATTCCCCGTGATGACCAAGGCCGATAAATGCAAACAACCTGTCCGAAGCGCAAATCAGGTCGCATGGCAACGACTTCTGGGTACGGAAAAACCACCTTTGCTCATCTCCAGCCACTCCGGCATGAATATCGACAAACTTTGGCAATTCTTCCTTGATAAATTTTCCGCAGTGCAGCCACACGAATAA
- a CDS encoding monovalent cation/H+ antiporter subunit A: MNVLILILLPLLGAALPPLTIRFGRNVCTWSAMAVTACTLVLTMTPLMQAFQGNPASMHRSWVDDAGLALTLRMDGLAALFALLVLGIGLLVIIYARYYLSEKDPMGRLHGLLLVFMSSMLGVVLSDNLILMLIFWEMTSLSSFLLIGYWQHRADARQGARMALIVTGSGGLALLAGFLLLGQMAGTYQISHILPQGDLIRAHPLYVPALVLILIGAFTKSAQFPFHFWLPRAMAAPTPISAYLHSATMVKAGVFLLARFYPVLAGTDLWFFTVGGVGLTTLLMGAYIAIFQHDLKGLLAYSTISHLGLIVLLFGLDTPLAAVAAVFHIINHATFKASLFMAAGIIDHETGTRDMRSLNGLWKYMPHTAALAMIASAAMAGVPLLNGFLSKEMFFAETLHVGLLGSAWRILPAAATLAGVFAVAYSARFIHDVFFNGEPQGLPKYPPHEPPRFMKVPVEILAGLCLLVGILPGLTVGPLLRLAATSVTGETLPHYSLAVWHGFNTPLFMSLVALGGGFALYAARRRLFALHERLPFSPDAAALFHAAEDALIRTARAFLRGMDNGSLQRSAALLLGMASLAMILPLPGAAITGPLPVTPIDGPSLMGALLLMAAGLLTVRWHAQRLSAIIALSVVGLLVALVFVRFSAPDLALTQLSVEVVTIMLLLLALFFIPRRHQPQSRPSARFRNLLLSVGAGGGCGLLAWGMLTRPLDSISSFFMEQSLPGGGGANVVNVILVDFRGFDTLGEVTVLAVAAIGIFALLDNLRLPIPLLDQDGRPWAAEPHPLILSQMTRFLLPLALLVSAFLFLRGHNAPGGGFIAGLVTAVALILQYMANGTAWTQRQWRLPFHPLIAAGVLIAAATGAASLLLNHPFLTSTFGHVSLPVIGEFELASAMVFDLGVFLTVVGVIMLILANLGKLTRRGTHPGKNR; encoded by the coding sequence ATGAACGTACTCATTCTCATCCTGCTCCCACTCCTGGGAGCCGCGCTCCCGCCCCTGACCATACGCTTCGGACGCAACGTCTGCACCTGGTCGGCCATGGCCGTGACCGCATGCACCCTTGTGCTGACCATGACGCCCCTCATGCAGGCATTTCAAGGCAATCCCGCATCCATGCACCGATCATGGGTGGACGACGCCGGTCTTGCCCTGACCCTGCGCATGGACGGCCTGGCCGCCTTGTTCGCGCTTCTGGTGCTGGGCATCGGGCTTCTGGTGATCATCTATGCCCGCTACTACCTCTCGGAAAAAGACCCCATGGGCCGCCTCCACGGTCTGCTGCTTGTGTTCATGAGCTCCATGCTGGGCGTGGTACTGTCCGACAACCTGATTCTGATGCTCATCTTCTGGGAGATGACCTCGCTGTCCTCCTTTCTGCTCATCGGCTACTGGCAGCATCGCGCGGATGCCAGGCAGGGGGCGCGCATGGCCCTTATCGTCACCGGCAGCGGCGGCCTGGCCCTGCTGGCCGGATTCCTGCTGCTGGGACAGATGGCCGGGACATACCAGATCTCCCACATTCTGCCCCAGGGCGACCTGATCCGCGCCCATCCGCTCTATGTTCCGGCGCTTGTGCTCATTCTGATCGGCGCGTTCACCAAATCGGCGCAATTTCCCTTCCATTTCTGGCTACCGAGGGCCATGGCCGCGCCCACGCCCATCAGCGCCTACCTGCACTCGGCCACCATGGTCAAAGCGGGCGTGTTTCTGCTGGCCAGATTCTACCCGGTCCTGGCCGGCACGGACCTCTGGTTTTTCACCGTGGGCGGCGTCGGGCTGACCACCTTGCTCATGGGCGCCTACATCGCCATCTTCCAGCATGACTTGAAAGGGCTCCTGGCCTACTCGACCATCAGCCACCTCGGCCTCATCGTGCTCCTCTTCGGGCTGGACACGCCCCTGGCGGCCGTGGCCGCAGTATTTCACATCATCAATCACGCCACCTTCAAGGCCTCGCTGTTCATGGCCGCAGGCATCATCGACCACGAAACCGGAACCCGGGACATGCGTAGCCTGAATGGCCTGTGGAAATACATGCCCCACACCGCGGCCCTGGCCATGATCGCCTCGGCGGCCATGGCCGGAGTGCCGCTTTTGAACGGCTTTCTGTCGAAAGAGATGTTTTTCGCCGAAACCCTGCACGTAGGCCTGCTCGGCTCGGCGTGGCGGATTCTCCCGGCGGCCGCGACCCTGGCCGGAGTTTTTGCCGTGGCCTATTCGGCCCGGTTCATCCACGATGTTTTCTTCAACGGCGAGCCGCAGGGCCTGCCCAAATACCCACCCCACGAACCCCCGCGCTTCATGAAAGTGCCGGTGGAGATCCTGGCCGGGCTGTGCCTGCTGGTGGGCATCCTGCCGGGCCTGACCGTGGGGCCGCTGCTGCGCCTGGCCGCCACCAGCGTGACTGGCGAAACGTTGCCGCACTACAGTCTGGCCGTCTGGCATGGATTCAACACGCCGCTCTTCATGAGCCTTGTTGCCCTTGGCGGCGGATTTGCACTCTACGCGGCGCGGCGCAGGCTCTTTGCCCTGCACGAACGCCTGCCCTTTTCCCCCGATGCGGCCGCCCTCTTCCATGCTGCGGAAGACGCCCTGATCCGCACCGCGCGCGCCTTCCTGCGCGGCATGGACAACGGGTCCCTGCAGCGTTCGGCGGCCCTGCTCCTGGGCATGGCGAGCCTGGCCATGATTCTGCCGCTGCCGGGCGCGGCCATCACCGGACCGCTCCCCGTCACCCCCATCGACGGCCCGTCCCTCATGGGCGCGCTGCTGCTCATGGCCGCCGGGCTCTTGACCGTGCGCTGGCACGCCCAGCGCCTGTCCGCGATCATTGCCCTGAGCGTGGTCGGCCTGCTCGTGGCCCTGGTCTTCGTGCGTTTTTCCGCCCCGGACCTGGCCCTGACGCAGCTCAGCGTCGAGGTGGTGACGATCATGCTTTTGCTGCTGGCCCTTTTTTTCATCCCTCGGCGTCATCAGCCGCAGTCCCGGCCATCCGCACGGTTCCGGAATCTTCTCCTTTCCGTCGGCGCAGGAGGCGGATGTGGTCTGTTGGCCTGGGGCATGCTGACCCGTCCTCTTGACTCCATCTCCTCCTTTTTCATGGAGCAAAGCCTGCCCGGCGGAGGCGGGGCCAACGTGGTCAACGTCATTCTGGTCGATTTCCGCGGATTCGACACCCTCGGCGAGGTCACTGTCCTGGCCGTGGCCGCCATCGGCATCTTCGCCCTGCTCGACAACCTGCGCCTGCCGATTCCTTTGCTCGACCAGGACGGACGGCCCTGGGCCGCCGAACCCCATCCACTGATCCTGTCACAGATGACCCGCTTCCTGCTGCCCCTGGCCCTGCTGGTCTCGGCCTTCCTCTTCCTGCGCGGACACAATGCGCCCGGGGGAGGATTCATTGCGGGGCTGGTCACGGCCGTGGCCCTCATTCTGCAGTACATGGCCAACGGCACCGCCTGGACCCAGCGACAGTGGCGCCTGCCCTTCCATCCGCTCATCGCCGCCGGGGTGCTCATCGCCGCCGCGACCGGGGCTGCCAGTCTGCTGCTGAACCATCCCTTCCTGACATCCACATTCGGACACGTCAGCCTGCCGGTGATCGGCGAATTCGAACTGGCCAGCGCCATGGTTTTTGACCTGGGCGTTTTCCTGACCGTCGTCGGGGTGATCATGCTCATCCTGGCCAACCTGGGCAAACTGACCCGGCGTGGGACGCATCCCGGGAAGAATCGCTGA
- a CDS encoding Na+/H+ antiporter subunit C codes for MEALAALVIAVLVGCGTYLVLRARTFSVVLGLSLLSYAVNLFLFFSGRLMTGAPPLATSSGVTADPLPQALVLTAIVIGFGMTAFVVILALRAIGELGNDHVDGKDDNS; via the coding sequence ATGGAAGCGCTCGCCGCCCTGGTCATCGCCGTGCTCGTCGGCTGCGGGACATATCTGGTGCTGCGCGCCCGGACCTTCTCCGTGGTCCTTGGACTCTCGCTCCTGTCCTATGCGGTCAACCTCTTTCTCTTCTTCAGCGGCCGCCTGATGACCGGCGCTCCGCCCCTGGCCACAAGCTCCGGGGTTACGGCCGACCCCCTGCCGCAGGCGCTGGTCCTGACCGCCATCGTCATCGGTTTCGGCATGACCGCCTTCGTGGTCATCCTGGCCTTGCGCGCCATTGGGGAACTGGGCAACGACCATGTCGACGGAAAGGACGACAACTCATGA